Proteins encoded within one genomic window of Thermodesulfatator atlanticus DSM 21156:
- a CDS encoding TonB-dependent receptor — MGMRAGIFLRGALGLVFLWVLTCMVPGVWAEDVSLGEITVTATRTEIPVTQAPASVTIITKKDMEQKRLMTIDEALKNEAGVYLRRTKGLMDSLASITLRGIPYQKRTLVLLDGVPINEGYEGGVSWGVLSTQDVSHIEVVRGPYSSLWGGNAMGGVVSLFSLLPERLTWWAKAGLGNGDEVTQGYRFGLGNRVGNLSFLLGFEKDNDLGYPTSLVVKKPESGNGTLLGGYPTTDPTGTELRWVVGDKGNNWAKRENYHGTLGWFFGENDLVKLSFQHGWLSYGYGPPHTYVHDASGISSFSGTVQVPNGQYVSISPYSFTYYAGIGRKKTDVLSVNVKKSFNTLLLKCTMGYLDRDSYWTKPSYPGDYYTASGEINKTSADTYYFDLNTSLPLMEDHFLTTGFSYRYDKADVDTSDMAFYRDPDSTLDKTYLAGGKVETLGLFLQDDWALVKKLHLFLGLRYDHWWTHDGYSGNVGQVENYPSRDKGTFSPKVALVWRPDDTTTLRVSYGKAFRAPNVYELYRTWTSSWGTTYHGNPDLDPEKAYSLEVGLKKRMWNKKIQFEVSLFQTWLRDMIYRQTIGSDKYWVNAGKGEIFGVEAGLTWKPLSWITAEVNYTRNDTKIVENEADPSSEGKRFIKTPPWMWNFHLAVEKGRLSAALWGHYVGKVFFEEDNSDVAEGVYGTAEKYFVADFKGTLHLTQLHILQMDMKADLSLAVNNLFDEDYWDYYRAPGRTWFLSLELKY; from the coding sequence ATGGGAATGCGGGCAGGTATTTTTCTCCGAGGAGCTTTAGGCTTAGTGTTTTTGTGGGTGCTAACGTGTATGGTTCCGGGTGTTTGGGCAGAAGACGTCTCTCTTGGCGAAATCACCGTTACCGCCACCCGGACGGAAATTCCCGTCACCCAGGCCCCGGCAAGCGTCACGATAATTACGAAGAAGGATATGGAACAAAAACGTCTTATGACTATTGATGAGGCCCTTAAAAACGAGGCAGGGGTGTATCTTAGACGAACCAAAGGGCTTATGGATTCTTTGGCGTCTATTACTTTGAGAGGTATTCCTTACCAAAAACGCACTTTGGTGCTGCTTGATGGTGTGCCGATAAACGAGGGCTATGAAGGAGGGGTAAGTTGGGGTGTTCTTTCCACTCAAGACGTTTCGCATATTGAGGTAGTTCGAGGCCCTTACTCTTCTCTTTGGGGAGGCAACGCCATGGGGGGCGTGGTGAGTCTTTTCAGCCTTCTTCCTGAACGCCTTACCTGGTGGGCGAAGGCCGGATTAGGCAATGGAGACGAAGTTACTCAGGGCTATCGTTTCGGCCTTGGTAACCGTGTAGGTAATCTTTCCTTTTTACTTGGCTTCGAAAAGGATAATGATTTGGGCTATCCTACTTCGCTAGTAGTAAAAAAACCCGAATCTGGTAATGGTACGCTTCTGGGAGGTTATCCTACTACCGATCCCACCGGGACTGAATTAAGATGGGTTGTGGGTGATAAAGGAAATAACTGGGCCAAACGAGAAAATTATCACGGGACCCTTGGCTGGTTTTTCGGAGAAAATGATTTAGTAAAGCTTTCTTTTCAGCATGGTTGGTTAAGTTATGGTTACGGCCCCCCTCATACCTATGTTCATGATGCCAGCGGAATTTCCTCTTTTAGTGGTACTGTACAAGTACCAAACGGTCAATATGTAAGTATATCCCCTTATTCCTTCACATATTATGCTGGTATTGGGCGCAAGAAAACAGACGTTTTGTCCGTTAATGTCAAAAAAAGTTTTAATACTTTGCTTTTAAAATGTACTATGGGTTATTTAGACCGCGACAGCTATTGGACAAAACCTTCTTATCCTGGGGACTATTATACTGCTTCCGGAGAGATTAATAAAACTTCGGCAGATACTTATTATTTTGACTTAAATACTTCTCTTCCACTAATGGAAGATCACTTCCTTACTACGGGTTTCAGTTATCGTTACGATAAGGCAGACGTAGATACTTCTGATATGGCCTTTTATCGTGATCCCGACAGCACTTTAGACAAAACGTATTTGGCAGGAGGTAAGGTTGAAACCCTGGGTTTATTCCTTCAGGATGACTGGGCTCTTGTCAAAAAACTTCATTTGTTTTTAGGGCTACGCTATGATCATTGGTGGACCCATGACGGCTATTCTGGAAACGTCGGGCAGGTAGAGAATTATCCCTCTCGGGACAAGGGGACCTTTTCTCCAAAGGTGGCCTTGGTCTGGCGTCCTGATGATACCACCACTTTGCGAGTTTCTTATGGCAAGGCCTTTCGGGCCCCAAACGTGTACGAACTCTACCGCACCTGGACCTCTTCTTGGGGAACTACCTATCATGGAAATCCAGACTTAGATCCCGAAAAGGCCTACAGTCTCGAAGTAGGTCTTAAAAAACGGATGTGGAATAAAAAAATACAGTTTGAGGTAAGTCTTTTTCAGACCTGGCTTCGAGACATGATCTACAGGCAGACTATTGGGTCAGACAAATACTGGGTAAACGCCGGTAAGGGAGAGATCTTTGGTGTGGAAGCCGGGCTTACTTGGAAGCCTCTTTCCTGGATTACAGCAGAGGTGAACTATACTCGCAACGATACCAAGATTGTAGAAAATGAGGCTGATCCCAGCTCGGAAGGAAAGCGTTTTATCAAGACCCCACCTTGGATGTGGAACTTCCATTTAGCTGTAGAAAAGGGGCGCCTTTCCGCTGCTCTTTGGGGTCATTATGTAGGCAAAGTCTTTTTTGAAGAAGACAATTCCGATGTGGCAGAAGGCGTATACGGAACGGCAGAAAAGTACTTTGTAGCTGATTTCAAGGGAACGCTCCATTTAACACAGCTCCATATCTTGCAAATGGACATGAAGGCCGATCTTTCATTGGCTGTCAACAACCTATTTGACGAGGACTATTGGGATTACTATCGAGCTCCCGGTAGGACTTGGTTTCTATCGTTGGAGCTAAAATATTAA
- a CDS encoding MotA/TolQ/ExbB proton channel family protein, with protein MNGLFSFLAKGGMIVWPILFCSVLGLAIILERLFVFRKINKEIPPVEKIKATSLNDLVHFPGPLGEMAREIKPVCCADRELLESILGHIINCEVSRASRYLGLLSTLASIAPLLGLLGTVTGLIKAFMVVEQAGGKVNASMLAGGIWEAMLTTAVGLSVAVPLIVAHRFLISYVRRYEETLERMAVIILKKIYTNGQEYA; from the coding sequence GTGAACGGGCTTTTTTCATTCCTGGCTAAGGGGGGGATGATTGTCTGGCCCATTTTGTTTTGCTCGGTGCTGGGGCTTGCTATCATCCTGGAAAGGCTTTTTGTCTTTCGCAAAATCAATAAGGAAATTCCCCCAGTTGAAAAGATAAAGGCCACTTCTTTAAACGACCTTGTGCATTTTCCTGGTCCTCTGGGTGAGATGGCCCGCGAGATCAAGCCCGTCTGCTGTGCCGACCGGGAGCTCCTTGAATCCATCCTTGGCCATATCATTAATTGCGAGGTCTCGCGTGCCTCGCGTTATCTTGGCCTTTTGTCAACGCTTGCAAGCATTGCCCCGCTCCTTGGTCTTTTGGGCACGGTTACCGGGCTTATCAAGGCCTTTATGGTGGTGGAGCAGGCAGGAGGCAAGGTAAACGCCTCTATGCTTGCTGGAGGCATCTGGGAGGCCATGCTTACCACGGCAGTGGGGCTAAGTGTGGCCGTGCCCCTTATTGTGGCGCACCGTTTTCTCATTTCCTACGTGCGGCGCTACGAAGAAACCCTTGAGCGCATGGCGGTTATAATCCTCAAAAAAATCTACACCAACGGCCAGGAGTATGCTTAG